A portion of the Oscillospiraceae bacterium genome contains these proteins:
- a CDS encoding YodL domain-containing protein: MSELFSIQLQNRQQQGRDGVWLDLPTTTEQVQAALRQIGISSDNPQSLFISGYFAEEEKRFAIPYNLVLASNVDELNFLAARLETLSAGERAELNAALQAPQSELFSIGRITDFPENVDYYVHLPDVHGPAQLGDYYLNRSGMVDMPDEWKGGIDTAQFGRYVAQQEQGAFTQYGYLVKSGDEWQKVHEGQPVPEEYRVLSFPASEILRDAANIPPPVQPETEPQKVIPIILNGKDSAERMKEITDRLETGIQELFDSDRYKAYLTTMAKFHNYSFNNTLLIAMQGGQLVAGFNKWKDTFHRTVKKGEKGIKILAPAPYKVKQKMEKLDEQGKPILDKDGKPLTEEKTVQIPAFKVVSVFDVSQTEGEPLPSIAVNELSGSVQDYQDFFKALEQASPVPIGFEDIEGGAHGYFHLLDNRIAIQEGMSQLQTIKTAIHEIAHAKLHAIDPTDPEQTNRPDSRTREVQAESVAYAVCQHYGLDTSEYSFGYVAGWSSGRELAELKASLEIIRNTAHELISALDEHLAELRQQRETELSTAQEAAFALDNGNTLFIQTCDSGYDYTLYGPDNKALDGGQLDAPGLTLPDAGEEALALLGQTVKVSEVLLGDKLAAFQEAAEKANEIPAPVKIPDPAAEPTVTILWSESDKLQDGETMPLSVANRVFEELDTTQHTEREKDGYTGGWYDKTAFRIDFTLNGQPDNYEGRQDFGDGEGSLVQHIQNYHEYYAKDENWKNFVLHNKGPKAWEQDKAEREMVLTEFIPYLKQHCNLSAMEQTATAALREGQNISPEQAAYYNAVVAYVQDCRPLLNQGQYNLPEPPKLADFDQSLQDYKAQVQAEIAQEAAAAGMTVEEYAAAGFEAPQQDSFSIYQLRNEDSTRDYRFEPYDRLQAAGLTVDKANYTEVYAAPLTAGTTLEDIYRTFNVDYPADFKGHSLSVSDVVVLHQNGQDTAHYCDSVGFQKVPEFLRENPLRTAELSTEQNENMIDGVLNNAPSLGELEAKAKAGEQISLTDLAAAVKAEEKAPKAKKSRTAKPKKPSIRAQLDAAKKEQSKQTLPREKAKELEV, translated from the coding sequence ATGAGCGAATTATTTTCCATCCAGCTGCAAAATCGGCAGCAGCAAGGCAGGGATGGCGTCTGGCTGGACCTGCCTACCACAACCGAACAGGTACAAGCGGCCCTGCGGCAAATCGGCATTTCGTCCGATAATCCGCAGAGCCTTTTCATTTCCGGCTACTTTGCCGAGGAAGAAAAACGCTTTGCAATTCCTTATAACTTGGTGCTGGCATCCAATGTGGACGAACTGAACTTTCTGGCCGCACGGCTGGAAACGCTTTCTGCCGGGGAACGCGCAGAGCTGAACGCCGCCCTGCAAGCCCCGCAGAGTGAGCTTTTCAGCATCGGGAGAATCACCGACTTTCCCGAAAACGTGGACTACTATGTGCATCTGCCGGATGTGCACGGGCCTGCCCAGCTAGGAGATTACTACCTGAATCGCTCCGGCATGGTGGATATGCCGGACGAATGGAAAGGCGGCATCGACACGGCGCAGTTTGGCCGCTATGTGGCCCAGCAGGAGCAGGGTGCATTTACCCAGTACGGCTACCTTGTCAAAAGCGGGGACGAGTGGCAGAAAGTCCACGAAGGCCAGCCTGTGCCAGAGGAATACCGGGTGCTGTCTTTTCCTGCATCGGAAATCCTGCGGGATGCGGCCAACATCCCGCCGCCTGTTCAGCCTGAAACGGAACCGCAGAAAGTTATCCCCATCATCCTGAACGGCAAAGACAGCGCGGAACGGATGAAAGAAATTACGGACCGGCTGGAAACAGGGATTCAAGAGCTGTTCGACAGCGACCGCTACAAAGCCTACCTCACCACGATGGCGAAATTCCACAATTACAGCTTCAACAACACCTTGCTGATCGCCATGCAGGGCGGCCAACTGGTGGCGGGCTTCAACAAGTGGAAAGACACGTTCCACCGCACCGTAAAGAAAGGCGAAAAAGGCATCAAAATCCTTGCTCCTGCGCCGTACAAGGTCAAGCAGAAGATGGAAAAGCTGGACGAACAGGGCAAGCCGATTCTGGACAAGGACGGCAAGCCGCTGACGGAAGAAAAAACGGTGCAGATTCCGGCCTTTAAGGTGGTTTCCGTGTTCGATGTCAGCCAGACCGAGGGCGAACCGCTGCCATCTATCGCAGTGAATGAACTGTCCGGCAGCGTGCAGGACTATCAAGATTTTTTCAAAGCGTTGGAGCAAGCTTCCCCGGTGCCCATCGGGTTTGAGGACATCGAGGGCGGGGCGCACGGTTATTTCCACCTGCTTGACAACCGCATTGCCATTCAAGAGGGCATGAGCCAGTTACAGACCATCAAGACGGCTATCCATGAAATTGCCCACGCCAAACTTCACGCCATCGACCCCACCGACCCGGAACAGACCAACCGCCCGGACAGCCGCACCCGCGAGGTGCAGGCCGAAAGCGTAGCTTATGCAGTCTGCCAGCACTACGGGCTGGACACATCCGAGTATTCCTTTGGTTATGTGGCCGGGTGGAGTTCGGGCCGGGAACTGGCCGAGTTGAAAGCCTCTCTGGAAATTATCCGCAATACGGCCCATGAACTGATCTCCGCACTGGACGAACATCTGGCAGAACTGCGCCAGCAGCGGGAAACAGAACTTTCCACTGCACAGGAGGCTGCATTTGCGCTGGACAACGGCAATACGCTGTTCATCCAGACCTGCGATTCCGGCTATGACTACACCCTGTATGGCCCGGATAATAAGGCTCTGGACGGCGGCCAACTGGACGCACCCGGTCTGACCCTGCCGGATGCCGGAGAGGAAGCTCTTGCTCTGCTGGGGCAGACAGTCAAGGTGTCGGAAGTTTTGTTGGGCGACAAGCTGGCAGCGTTCCAAGAGGCAGCAGAAAAAGCGAATGAAATTCCCGCACCCGTTAAAATTCCAGACCCCGCCGCAGAGCCCACGGTCACAATTCTGTGGAGTGAAAGTGACAAGCTGCAGGACGGCGAAACCATGCCACTGTCCGTGGCAAACCGCGTCTTTGAAGAACTGGACACCACCCAGCACACGGAACGGGAAAAGGACGGCTACACAGGTGGCTGGTACGACAAGACCGCATTCCGCATTGATTTTACCCTGAACGGCCAGCCAGACAACTACGAGGGGCGGCAGGATTTTGGTGACGGAGAGGGTTCTTTGGTTCAACACATCCAGAACTACCACGAATACTACGCCAAAGATGAAAACTGGAAGAATTTTGTTCTGCATAACAAAGGCCCGAAAGCATGGGAGCAGGACAAGGCAGAGCGGGAAATGGTGCTGACCGAGTTTATCCCGTACCTCAAACAGCATTGCAATCTTTCCGCTATGGAGCAGACGGCTACCGCCGCTTTGCGAGAGGGACAGAACATTTCGCCGGAACAGGCGGCCTATTACAACGCTGTTGTGGCCTATGTGCAGGACTGCCGCCCGCTGCTCAACCAAGGCCAGTATAACTTGCCGGAACCGCCCAAGCTGGCTGACTTTGACCAGAGCTTGCAGGATTACAAGGCACAGGTGCAGGCCGAGATCGCGCAGGAAGCGGCTGCTGCCGGAATGACCGTAGAGGAATACGCAGCGGCAGGCTTTGAAGCACCGCAGCAGGACAGCTTTTCCATCTACCAGCTGCGCAATGAAGATTCCACCCGCGATTACCGTTTTGAGCCCTACGACCGCCTGCAGGCTGCCGGTTTGACCGTGGACAAGGCCAACTATACGGAAGTATACGCCGCGCCGCTGACTGCTGGCACCACGTTGGAGGACATCTACCGCACATTCAATGTGGACTATCCGGCAGATTTCAAGGGACACTCGCTGTCTGTTTCGGATGTGGTGGTGCTGCACCAGAATGGGCAGGACACCGCCCACTACTGCGATAGTGTGGGCTTCCAGAAGGTGCCGGAGTTCTTGCGGGAAAATCCGCTGCGCACCGCAGAACTTTCCACCGAACAAAACGAAAATATGATTGATGGCGTGCTGAACAATGCGCCCTCTCTGGGCGAATTGGAGGCCAAAGCAAAGGCCGGAGAACAAATCTCTCTGACAGACCTTGCCGCCGCAGTCAAGGCCGAGGAAAAGGCACCAAAAGCCAAGAAGTCCCGCACAGCCAAGCCGAAAAAGCCGTCCATCCGGGCACAGCTGGATGCCGCAAAAAAGGAACAGAGCAAGCAAACGCTGCCACGGGAAAAGGCAAAGGAATTGGAGGTCTGA
- a CDS encoding transposon-transfer assisting family protein — MNFSVEEENLICMYHTSDRRRTMARMLAALPDMDTEMRRLANGTIAKLEHMTDADFDGQRFDFAGE; from the coding sequence ATGAATTTTAGCGTGGAAGAAGAAAATTTGATCTGTATGTACCACACCTCTGACCGCCGCCGCACGATGGCACGGATGCTGGCCGCCCTGCCGGATATGGACACAGAAATGCGGCGGCTGGCGAATGGAACCATTGCAAAGTTGGAGCACATGACTGATGCGGACTTTGACGGACAGAGGTTCGATTTTGCGGGTGAGTGA
- a CDS encoding Bro-N domain-containing protein, with product MAEVKDNSSIQLFEDQKIRTAWDAEKEEWYFSIIDVISVLTGTANPRRYWSDLKRKLKTEGANELYEKIVQLKMLSSDGKRYKTDVANTEQLLRIIQSIPSPKAEPFKAWLAMVGKERIEETIDPEQAIDRALDTYLKKGYSEEWIHQRLLAIRIRNELTDEWKKRGVQKGREYAILTDEISRAWSGMTTGQYKRLKGLTKENLRDNMTDLELVLTMLAEASTTDISKTAKPQTFEENKQVAKRGGKVAGIARQALEAETGKPVITEKNAFDFQQLVTDIVEDAAELPENPTEKKDKD from the coding sequence ATGGCAGAAGTGAAAGACAATAGCTCTATCCAGCTTTTTGAAGATCAGAAAATCCGTACTGCATGGGATGCAGAAAAGGAAGAATGGTATTTTTCAATTATTGATGTTATTTCTGTTTTAACTGGAACAGCAAATCCACGGCGATATTGGAGCGACCTGAAACGTAAGCTGAAAACTGAGGGAGCAAATGAGTTGTACGAAAAAATCGTACAACTGAAAATGTTATCCTCTGATGGAAAACGGTATAAGACGGATGTTGCTAACACTGAACAGCTCCTACGCATTATCCAGTCTATTCCGTCTCCAAAAGCTGAGCCGTTCAAGGCATGGCTGGCAATGGTAGGCAAGGAACGCATCGAGGAAACCATCGACCCGGAACAGGCCATCGACCGCGCACTTGATACCTATTTGAAAAAAGGCTACTCCGAAGAATGGATTCACCAGCGGCTTTTGGCAATCCGCATCCGCAACGAACTGACAGATGAATGGAAGAAGCGCGGAGTGCAAAAAGGCAGGGAGTACGCCATTCTGACCGATGAAATCTCCCGTGCATGGTCTGGTATGACCACAGGGCAGTATAAGCGGCTGAAAGGTCTGACAAAAGAAAATCTCCGGGACAATATGACCGATTTAGAGCTTGTTCTGACCATGCTGGCCGAAGCCTCCACTACGGATATTTCCAAGACTGCAAAGCCGCAGACCTTTGAAGAAAACAAGCAGGTTGCCAAACGCGGCGGCAAGGTGGCCGGCATTGCGCGGCAGGCTCTTGAAGCGGAAACCGGCAAACCCGTTATCACGGAAAAGAATGCGTTTGACTTCCAGCAGCTTGTGACTGACATTGTAGAAGATGCCGCCGAACTGCCGGAAAATCCCACCGAGAAAAAAGATAAAGACTGA
- a CDS encoding relaxase/mobilization nuclease domain-containing protein: MAVTKIHPIKSTLKKALDYIENPAKTDEKMLVSSFACSYETADIEFELLLSQAMQKGNNLAHHLIQSFAPGETTPEQAHEIGRQLADEVLQGKYPYVLTTHIDKGHVHNHIIFCAVDMVNQRKYVSNRRSYAYIRRTSDRLCKEHGLSVVMPGQDRGKSYAEWDAHRKGTSWKAKLKAAIDTTIPQAKDFDDFLRLLQEQSYEVKRGKYVSFRAPGQERFTRCKTLGEAYTEEAITERIKGRFAERKPKENRKISLRIDLENSIKAQQSAGYEKWAKLHNLKQAARTLNFLTEHEIDSYPDLESRVAEITAASTEAAAVLKAAERRLAEMAVLIKDVTTCKELRPLVQEYQQAAEKKQFRHKHEGTLILYEAAAKTLKEQGFQKLPDLYALKAEYKLLVEQKDQLQRRYSEAKRQMQEYGIIKQNVDGILRTTPGKEQMQER, from the coding sequence ATGGCAGTTACAAAGATACATCCTATCAAGTCAACGCTGAAAAAGGCATTGGACTACATCGAGAATCCGGCCAAGACGGACGAAAAAATGCTGGTGTCCTCCTTTGCCTGCTCCTACGAAACCGCCGACATCGAATTTGAACTGCTGCTGTCACAGGCCATGCAGAAAGGCAACAATCTGGCCCACCACTTGATACAGTCTTTTGCGCCGGGCGAAACCACGCCGGAGCAGGCCCACGAGATTGGTCGACAGCTTGCAGATGAAGTCCTGCAAGGAAAATATCCCTATGTACTGACCACGCACATTGACAAGGGGCACGTCCACAACCACATCATTTTCTGTGCTGTGGACATGGTGAACCAGCGGAAGTATGTTTCCAACCGGCGGAGCTATGCTTACATCCGGCGCACCAGCGACCGGCTGTGCAAGGAACATGGTCTGTCTGTGGTGATGCCCGGTCAAGACCGGGGCAAGAGCTACGCCGAGTGGGACGCGCACCGAAAAGGCACGAGCTGGAAGGCGAAGCTGAAAGCTGCCATAGATACCACCATCCCGCAGGCCAAGGATTTTGACGATTTTCTGCGGCTCCTGCAGGAGCAAAGCTATGAGGTCAAGAGGGGCAAGTATGTGTCGTTCCGTGCGCCCGGACAGGAACGGTTCACCCGCTGCAAAACGCTGGGCGAAGCCTACACCGAGGAAGCTATCACCGAGCGCATCAAAGGGCGGTTTGCGGAGCGGAAGCCCAAAGAAAACCGCAAAATTTCGCTGCGGATTGATTTGGAGAACAGCATCAAGGCCCAGCAGTCCGCAGGGTACGAGAAGTGGGCAAAGCTCCACAATCTGAAACAGGCTGCCCGGACGCTGAACTTCCTGACGGAGCATGAAATTGATAGTTACCCGGATTTGGAAAGCCGGGTGGCCGAGATCACCGCCGCCAGCACCGAAGCTGCCGCCGTGCTGAAAGCGGCCGAACGCCGGCTTGCAGAAATGGCCGTGCTGATAAAGGATGTCACCACCTGTAAGGAACTGCGCCCACTGGTGCAGGAATATCAGCAGGCTGCTGAAAAAAAGCAGTTCCGGCACAAGCACGAGGGCACCCTGATTCTCTATGAGGCCGCAGCCAAGACCCTGAAAGAGCAGGGCTTTCAAAAGCTACCCGACCTCTACGCCCTGAAAGCCGAGTATAAGCTATTGGTCGAGCAGAAAGACCAGCTGCAGCGGCGGTACAGCGAAGCCAAACGCCAGATGCAGGAGTATGGTATCATCAAGCAGAATGTGGATGGCATCCTGCGGACAACACCGGGAAAGGAGCAGATGCAGGAACGGTAA
- a CDS encoding MobC family plasmid mobilization relaxosome protein: MTNRTRKIVLRVPVTPEERELIRQKMALLHTRNFSAYARKMLIDGYVVHIDTTDIRAQTAELQKIGVNVNQIARRLNSMGPLYTQDVADIKGALAQIWQLQRYILSSQR, from the coding sequence ATGACGAACCGAACCCGAAAAATTGTTCTGCGTGTTCCCGTGACGCCGGAGGAACGGGAACTTATCCGGCAGAAGATGGCTCTGCTGCATACCCGGAACTTTTCTGCATACGCCCGGAAGATGCTGATAGACGGTTATGTTGTCCACATCGACACCACCGACATCCGGGCGCAAACCGCCGAACTGCAAAAGATTGGTGTCAACGTCAATCAGATCGCGCGGCGGCTGAACAGCATGGGGCCGCTGTACACACAAGACGTTGCGGACATCAAGGGAGCATTGGCGCAGATATGGCAGTTACAAAGATACATCCTATCAAGTCAACGCTGA
- a CDS encoding helix-turn-helix transcriptional regulator translates to MAKRPVPLYDFKAFGAAIKAARNEYGESRKKVSDELYISPRYLANIENKGQQPSLQVFYDLVTRYHISVDQFFFPNSNAEKSTGRRQLDALLDGMSDKGIRIVTATAREITKVEKAED, encoded by the coding sequence ATGGCAAAAAGACCCGTACCATTGTACGACTTTAAGGCTTTCGGGGCAGCTATAAAAGCCGCGAGAAATGAATACGGCGAGAGCCGCAAAAAGGTAAGCGACGAGTTATATATTTCCCCGCGCTACCTTGCGAATATCGAGAACAAGGGACAACAGCCGAGTTTACAGGTATTCTATGACCTTGTAACCCGGTATCATATTTCGGTAGATCAATTTTTCTTCCCGAACAGCAATGCGGAGAAATCCACCGGGCGGCGGCAGCTTGACGCGCTGCTGGACGGTATGAGCGATAAAGGCATACGGATTGTAACCGCAACAGCAAGGGAGATAACGAAAGTCGAAAAAGCAGAGGACTAA
- a CDS encoding cysteine-rich KTR domain-containing protein, which produces MLKKYWIKCPICNGKTRVQVFHNTVLKDFPLFCPKCKLTHIIDVEKLEIVIKNTEKQTFII; this is translated from the coding sequence ATGCTTAAAAAATATTGGATAAAATGTCCGATTTGTAACGGAAAGACGAGAGTTCAAGTATTTCATAATACTGTATTAAAAGATTTTCCTCTTTTCTGCCCTAAATGCAAATTGACGCATATCATTGATGTAGAAAAATTAGAGATTGTAATCAAAAATACAGAAAAACAAACTTTTATTATTTAG
- a CDS encoding 23S rRNA (adenine(2503)-C(2))-methyltransferase RlmN, translated as MKRLPKYTPAEVRNDPYGFTYKEMSEVIGENEAKALYEELYKQLPRKKNLSMLVKNICKSSDTEKYVYELKDNKYIETVFIKRRDGGTVCVSTQVGCPVGCIFCESGRNGFVRNLTSSEIVQQIILLRRKVNRIVFMGMGEPLFNYDNLIKAIHILRDRYGLNFPTDGITISTVGPVDQLKKLREEHLKIQLTISLHAATQSARNRIIPHMRIYAIEDVVKQALSYSERHNRKIVFAYLLLPGINDRPSDVRQLAKWFRGKKVMINVLQYNPTSNSRIKAPQKREIVAFKHQLEQAGLEVTMRVSHGREINAACGQLANTYNKFKKK; from the coding sequence ATGAAACGTTTACCTAAATATACGCCTGCGGAAGTACGGAATGATCCATACGGATTTACTTACAAAGAAATGTCGGAAGTTATTGGCGAGAATGAAGCAAAAGCCTTATATGAAGAATTATATAAGCAATTACCACGCAAAAAAAATCTATCAATGTTGGTAAAAAATATTTGCAAAAGCAGTGATACTGAAAAGTATGTTTACGAACTGAAAGACAACAAATACATTGAAACGGTTTTTATCAAGCGGCGAGATGGTGGAACTGTTTGCGTGAGCACACAAGTCGGTTGTCCTGTTGGTTGTATTTTTTGTGAGTCCGGGCGAAATGGCTTTGTTCGTAATCTAACATCGTCAGAAATCGTACAACAGATTATATTGTTGCGTCGAAAAGTAAACCGTATCGTTTTTATGGGTATGGGAGAGCCTTTATTCAATTATGACAACTTGATAAAAGCAATCCATATTCTCCGAGATAGATATGGGCTCAACTTTCCAACCGACGGCATTACCATATCAACAGTTGGTCCGGTCGATCAATTAAAAAAATTGCGCGAGGAACATCTTAAAATTCAGTTGACAATATCTTTACACGCAGCAACACAATCTGCAAGAAATCGTATTATTCCTCACATGCGCATATATGCTATTGAAGATGTTGTTAAGCAAGCCTTATCCTATTCTGAAAGGCATAATCGCAAAATTGTCTTTGCGTATTTGCTTTTACCGGGTATAAATGACCGGCCCTCAGATGTAAGACAACTTGCAAAATGGTTTCGGGGCAAAAAAGTTATGATTAACGTGTTACAATACAACCCAACAAGCAATTCAAGAATTAAAGCACCACAGAAACGGGAAATAGTTGCATTCAAACATCAATTAGAGCAAGCAGGACTTGAAGTTACTATGAGAGTTTCTCATGGCAGAGAGATTAACGCGGCTTGTGGACAGTTAGCTAACACATATAATAAATTCAAAAAAAAATGA
- a CDS encoding sigma-70 family RNA polymerase sigma factor, producing MELSSSDKERIQHQYDALAKKTLVGEAKSHRRTLAKRAAREVTFSDLSESELAQLFTTDEYESDYFRFQVSGFDVLVKNELLAEALNALPERKRDIILLSYFLDMSDAEIGELLNVVRTTVFRHRKSALAKIKQYLEGKADDEYR from the coding sequence ATGGAGCTATCTTCTTCCGACAAGGAAAGAATACAACATCAGTACGACGCATTAGCAAAGAAAACTTTGGTCGGCGAAGCGAAAAGCCACCGCCGCACTCTTGCGAAACGCGCAGCACGCGAAGTTACTTTTTCGGATTTGAGCGAAAGCGAACTCGCGCAGCTTTTCACAACGGACGAATACGAAAGCGATTATTTCCGTTTTCAAGTGTCCGGCTTTGATGTACTCGTCAAAAATGAACTGCTTGCCGAAGCCCTTAACGCTTTGCCCGAAAGGAAACGCGACATTATCCTTTTGTCCTACTTCTTGGATATGAGCGACGCGGAAATTGGCGAACTGCTGAATGTTGTACGCACGACGGTTTTCCGGCACAGGAAATCCGCGCTTGCGAAAATCAAACAGTATTTGGAGGGAAAAGCAGATGATGAATACCGTTAG
- a CDS encoding helix-turn-helix domain-containing protein, translating into MMNTVRKSENLLPFPVISAAANGDTTAMCAILKHYEGYIAKLCTRTLKDDAGNTYSYVDEEMRNRLQVRLITRTLAFHVG; encoded by the coding sequence ATGATGAATACCGTTAGGAAGTCTGAAAATCTGTTGCCGTTCCCTGTCATTTCCGCAGCGGCAAACGGCGACACAACCGCCATGTGCGCGATCTTGAAGCACTACGAGGGTTACATAGCGAAACTTTGTACCCGCACGCTGAAAGACGACGCGGGCAATACCTATTCCTATGTGGACGAGGAAATGCGTAACAGGCTGCAAGTGCGCCTTATTACCCGCACCCTTGCTTTTCATGTAGGATAA
- a CDS encoding recombinase family protein, which yields MTFREAADRESRLCYNIGVQVNLLFDCPKKGASMKQSSNKKSREATAFLYERLSRDDNLEGESYSIVNQKKLLTKVAKEKGYTNLVHFLDDGISGVTMNRPGFVEMMQQLEQGKASAVFVKDLSRLGRNYIEVGRLTEEFFPDHDIRLVAVSDNIDTAEGENELAPIRNLFNEWYARDISKKRRISNKIKGNSGEPMGLPPYGYIKDPNNPKHWVIDEEAAQVVRRIFDMTLEGFGTEQIATQFEKEGILTPQAYWIQKGIGRPGRSKIRPATKWNGSTITHLLYQQEYCGDILNFKTYSKSYKNKKRIHNDPENWVVFQNIHEPIIERAVFEQVQQKRGKMRKRRTNNGEHNMFSGLLVCADCGCNLHFHFNQGNPEIKYFNCSNYKGNRGTCQSTHYIRVDFLEEVVLGEIRRLTKFASLYEDDFLKAVIGHSQQADETDRKLKEKELKALLARDEELDGLFERIYEDNVSGKISDERFSRMSRRYEDEQKELTEKIKQLRSEIEKQSSRTMTTDMFISLVRKYTRAKKLTPRMLNELVEKIEVFNAEKVNGVWEQRLRIHYNCVGTIEIPSALPLPTPDVSVNTRKGVVVNYAPCDVAI from the coding sequence ATGACCTTTCGGGAGGCAGCGGACAGAGAAAGCAGATTGTGTTATAATATAGGTGTACAAGTGAATTTGCTATTCGACTGTCCCAAGAAAGGAGCGAGTATGAAACAGTCGAGTAACAAGAAATCCCGTGAAGCAACCGCTTTTCTCTATGAGCGTCTTTCCCGTGATGATAATTTGGAGGGCGAGAGTTACAGCATCGTCAACCAAAAGAAACTGCTCACCAAAGTTGCAAAGGAAAAAGGCTATACCAATCTGGTTCACTTTCTGGATGATGGCATTTCCGGCGTGACCATGAACCGTCCCGGTTTCGTTGAAATGATGCAGCAACTTGAACAAGGAAAAGCCTCTGCTGTGTTCGTCAAAGACCTTTCCCGTCTGGGCCGAAACTATATTGAGGTCGGACGGCTGACAGAAGAATTTTTCCCGGACCATGACATCCGACTTGTTGCCGTTTCGGACAACATCGACACGGCCGAGGGAGAAAATGAACTGGCACCCATCCGAAACCTGTTCAATGAGTGGTATGCCCGCGACATCAGCAAGAAACGCCGTATCAGTAATAAAATCAAAGGCAACTCCGGCGAACCGATGGGACTTCCTCCCTATGGGTATATCAAGGACCCGAACAATCCCAAGCATTGGGTCATTGATGAAGAAGCTGCACAAGTTGTCCGGCGCATTTTTGATATGACGTTGGAGGGCTTTGGCACGGAACAGATTGCCACCCAGTTTGAAAAGGAAGGCATCCTGACGCCGCAGGCCTACTGGATTCAGAAAGGCATCGGCCGTCCCGGAAGGAGCAAGATACGGCCCGCTACCAAGTGGAATGGCTCCACGATTACCCATCTTCTGTATCAGCAGGAGTATTGCGGGGATATTCTGAACTTCAAAACCTACTCCAAGTCCTACAAGAACAAAAAGCGGATTCATAACGACCCGGAAAATTGGGTTGTGTTCCAAAATATTCACGAGCCAATTATTGAACGTGCCGTGTTTGAGCAGGTACAGCAGAAGCGCGGAAAAATGCGCAAACGCCGTACCAACAACGGAGAACACAATATGTTCTCTGGCTTGCTTGTCTGCGCAGACTGCGGCTGCAATCTGCATTTTCACTTCAATCAGGGCAACCCGGAAATCAAGTATTTCAACTGCTCCAACTACAAGGGCAACCGTGGCACCTGCCAATCCACCCACTACATCCGGGTAGACTTTCTGGAAGAAGTGGTGTTGGGGGAGATTCGGCGGCTGACCAAGTTTGCCAGCCTCTATGAGGACGACTTCCTGAAAGCTGTTATTGGGCACTCCCAGCAAGCGGACGAAACCGACCGCAAGCTGAAAGAGAAAGAGTTGAAAGCACTCCTTGCCCGTGATGAAGAACTGGACGGCCTCTTTGAGCGCATCTATGAGGACAATGTTTCCGGCAAGATCTCTGATGAACGCTTTTCCAGAATGTCCCGGAGATATGAGGACGAGCAAAAGGAGCTGACCGAGAAAATCAAACAGCTCCGCTCCGAAATCGAAAAGCAGAGCAGCCGAACTATGACAACGGATATGTTTATCAGTCTGGTTCGCAAGTACACCAGAGCAAAAAAGCTGACACCCCGGATGCTGAATGAACTGGTGGAAAAAATCGAAGTGTTCAATGCAGAAAAGGTCAACGGTGTATGGGAGCAGCGGCTCCGCATTCACTACAACTGCGTGGGCACCATCGAGATTCCAAGCGCACTTCCTTTGCCGACACCCGATGTGTCGGTAAATACAAGAAAAGGCGTAGTTGTGAACTACGCCCCCTGTGATGTCGCTATTTAG
- a CDS encoding DUF3592 domain-containing protein, with protein sequence MANGIIFLVGALIMFYMALRSVRQRRSLCTNGEKVQARITGTVQSRDGTAYVLEFTTAGGSHRLQYPKPSRSKDFTEGSMVTLYYDPEAPEKMYVEGDKSVLGAEALYAGIGVALLVLMFALL encoded by the coding sequence ATGGCAAACGGAATCATCTTTCTGGTGGGTGCACTGATCATGTTTTACATGGCGCTGCGCAGTGTGCGGCAGCGGCGCAGTCTCTGCACGAACGGCGAAAAAGTACAGGCACGTATCACTGGCACAGTGCAGAGCCGGGACGGCACGGCCTATGTGCTGGAGTTCACCACGGCGGGCGGCAGCCACCGGCTGCAGTACCCCAAACCCTCCCGCAGCAAGGATTTTACCGAGGGCAGCATGGTGACCCTGTACTACGACCCGGAAGCCCCGGAGAAAATGTATGTGGAGGGCGATAAGTCGGTGCTGGGCGCCGAGGCGCTGTACGCAGGCATCGGCGTGGCATTGCTGGTGCTGATGTTCGCACTGCTGTGA